The Candidatus Krumholzibacteriia bacterium DNA window ACGCGCCTGCTGCAGCCGCACCTCGACGATCTCCTCGATCCGCTGCTCATGACCGACATGGACCGGGCGAGCGAGCGCTTGGCCCGGGCGCTGCAAGCGGGCGAGCACATCGTCATCAGCGGCGATTACGACACCGATGGCATCACCGGCACGGCGCTCCTCGTCTCGGAGTTGCGCCGCCTGCAAGGACGCGTGGATTTCTTCATTCCCGATCGCGAGCGCGACGGCTACGGCATGACGCCGCGGCTGGTGCAGCGTGCCGGCGAAGTCGGCGTGCGGGTGCTGATCTCGGTGGACTGCGGCTCCTCCGAGCACGAGACCATCGCTCTCGCCCAGAGCCTGGGCATCGACGTGATCGTGGTGGACCACCACGAGATCCCACGCCGGCCCGCCGCGGCGCTCGCGGTGCTCAATCCGAAGCGCGCCGACTGCGCCTATCCTTTCAAGGGACTCTCCGCCGTGGGCGTGGCTTACAAACTCCTGCAGGCGGTGTGCATGCGTTTGTTGGCGCAGCGAACCCCCGAGGATGGCCTCGATCTCGTGGCGCTCGGCACCATGGGCGATGTGCAACCGCTGCTGCAGGAGAATCGCGTCCTCACCAAGCTCGGACTCGATCGCCTGCGCAGCGGCCAGGTGCGCCTCGGCATGCGCGCTCTCTTCGGCACCGCCGGGGTGCGCGAGGTGGAGGTGAAGAGCCGCCCGGTGGGTTTCCGCCTGGTGCCGCGGCTCAACGCCGCCGGCCGCGTGGCGCGGGGCAAGCTGGCGGTGGACCTTCTGCTCGCCACCGAGGAGGAGACGGCGCGCCGGCTGGCGCTGGAGCTCGAGACACAGAACGAGCGGCGGCGGCGGCTCACCGAGCAGGTGGAGGCGGAAGCGCGCGAGCAGGCGGCGGCGCTGTGGCAGCGCGCGCCTCGCCCGGCCCTAGTGCTCCTCTCGCAGACCTGGCACCCTGGTGTGGTGGGCATCGCTGCGGCGCGGCTCGCCGAGGAGTACGGCGTCCCGGCGGTGCTGATCGGCGTGCAGAATGGGGTGGGAAAGGGCTCCATCCGCACCAGCGGCGGGGTCAACGTCCGTGCCGCCCTGGACGCGGCGGCCGCCGAGCTCGTCCGTTTCGGGGGCCACAAGGAGGCCTGCGGCCTCACCCTGGAGCCAGGGCGCTTCGAGGCCTTCCGCGGCCTCTTCGAGGACGCCGTGGCCCAGCAGCAGGGAGAGGCCCAGGGCCGGGTCTTGGCCGTGGACGCGGAAATTGCCCCGGCCGACGTGGCGGTGGAGCTCGCCGACGCGCTCGAGCTCCTGGAGCCTTTCGGTCCGGGCAATCCTGAGCCATTCTTGCTGGTACGGGATGTGCGCGTCCGCGAGCGCACTCGGCTCGTGGGAGGCAGCCACCTGAAGCTCGACCTGGAGCTGGCGGACGGCAGCCCCCTGGACGGCATCGCCTTCCGCTGGGGCCGGGAGATCAGCCCGGCGGAGGTGGTGGGCCGCCACCTGGACGTGGTCGGGCAGCTGCGGCGCCAGGATCCCCGCTGGGGGCAGGCCTGCCAGCTGGTGGTGGCGGACCTGCGGGAAGCGGAAGCGAGCAATATCGCGGTAGCAGGCGCCGGGGAACCGGCGCGGAACGAGTCGTCATGAGTACCGATGGGGCGCAAGAGCTCAACACACTGACGCAGGCGCAGGCCGATCTCGAAGCCCTCCGCGCCCTGCTCGCGCCCTACATGCCCGAGACCGACCGGGCCTTCGTGGACAAGGCCTACGACTTCGCCCGCCGCGCCCACGAAGGGCAGCGGCGGCATTCGGGCCAACCTTATTTCTCCCATGTCGTCGAGGTGGCGAAGACGCTGGCGAAGATGCGCCTCGATCGCGAGGCGGTCGCCGCCGGGCTGCTGCACGACGTCGTCGAAGACACCAAGATCACCCCGGCGCAGCTCGAGGAAACCTTCGGCGCCGGCGTGGCCCGCCTGGTGGAAGGGGTCACCAAGATCGGCCGCGTCCACTTCGAGAGCGCCGAGCAGGCGCAGGCCGAAAACTTCCGCAAGATGCTCCTCTCCATGATCCAGGACGTCCGCATCATGTTGGTGAAGCTCGCGGACCGGCTGCACAACATGCGGACCCTCGAATTCCTCCCCGAGCCCAAGCGCAAGAGCATCGCCCAGGAAACGCTGGACATCTATGCACCCCTCGCCCACCGCATGGGCATCGGCTTCCTCAAGTGGCAGCTCGAGGATCTCGCCTTCAAGCACCTGGAGCCGGAGGCCTATCGGGACATCGAGCGCGAGATCGGCTTGAAGCGCCAGGAGCGCGAGGGCTACCTGGAGCACATGAGCCGGCCGATCCGGGAGAAGCTGGCGGAGGCGGGGATCCAGGCGGACGTGAGCGGGCGGGCCAAGCACTTCTACTCGATCCACAAGAAGATGCGCGGGCGCCACAAGGCCATGGACGAGCTCTACGACCTGCTGGCACTCCGGATCGTCGTCCCCAGCCTGCGCGACTGCTACAGCACCCTCGGCATCCTGCACACGCTGTACACGCCCATCCACGACCGCTTCAAGGACTACATCGCCACCCCGAAGAGCAACATGTACCGCTCGCTGCATACCACGGTGATGGGGCACGGAGGCCACTACATCGAGATCCAGGTACGCACCGGGGAGATGCACCGCACCAACGAGTACGGCATCGCGGCGCACTGGAAGTACAAAGAGGAAGGCAAGACCGACGACGAGCTCGACGCGCACCTGCAGTGGCTGCGGCAGATGCTGGAGGAGAAGCAGGAGCTGCGCGACCCGCGGGAGTTCCTCGAGGCCTTGAAGATCGATCTCTTCCAGCACGAGGTCTTCGTCTTCACCCCGCGGGGGGATCTGAAGCAGCTGCCGAGCGGCTCCACCCCCATCGACTTCGCCTTCGCCGTCCACACCCAGGTGGGCACGCACGCCGTCGGCGCCCGGGTCAACGGGCGCATGGTGCCGCTGCACACCGAGCTGCACAGCGGCGACACGGTGGACATCCAGACCGCACCCACCGGGCACCCGAGCCTGAACTGGCTGCAGATCGCCCGCACGCCGCGGGCACGCTCCAAGATCCGCCACTGGCTGAACGTGCAGCGTTACGCCGAGAGTGTCGCTCTCGGCCGGGAGATGCTGGAGCGCGAGGTCAAGAGCGGGAAGATCAAGGTCGACCTCGAAGGGGGTCTCACCGACCTGGCCCAGGCAATGGGCTTCGAGGACTCCGAGAAGCTGCTCGCCGCCATCGGGCAGGGGACCCAGTCGCTCAAAGCGGTGCTCAACCGCATGGCGCCGCCGGAGAACAAGCGGCGGCTGTCACGGCTCCTGCCCACCGAGCGGGTGCAGCGCCTGGTGCGCGGTTCCACCGAGGGCATCAAGGTGCAGGGGGTCGGCAACCTCATGGTGCGCTTCGCCCACTGCTGCGGCCCGGTGCCCGGCGACCGCATCCGCGGCGTCGTCACCCGTGGGCGCGGCATCTCGGTGCACCGCGACGATTGCGTCAACCTGGACAGCGTGGAAGCCGACCGCCGCATCGACGTCTCCTGGGACGTGGGGGAAAAGCAGTCCTTCCTGGCCCGCGTCTTTGTCACCGGCGACGACCGCAAGAACCTGCTGGCCGACATCAGCAAGAAGATCTCCGCCACGGGCACCAACATCCAGAGCGGCGACTTCGCCTCCGTCGATGGGCTGGTGCGGGTCTCCTTCATCATCGAAGTGCACAATCTGCGGCAGCTGAACGAGGTCTTGCACACCGTGCGCACGGTGCAGAACGTGCGGCGCGTCACCCGCGGCGAGGACCTCTGAGGTGCGCGTCGTCGTCCAGCGCGTGGCGCGGGCGGCGGTGCGCCGCTTGGCGCCGGAGCCCGCACCCCGGCAAGGCGAGGCCGCGTCGCCTCTCCCGCTTGCAGCAGCGCTCCCCGATCCTGCCGCGACCGTGCCCGCGGCAGAGGAACGGCGCATCGGTCCGGGTCTCGTGCTGCTTGCCGGTTTTCGCGCCGAGGACGACGAGGCGACGCTGCGCTGGATGGCGGAGAAGTGCCTCACGCTCCGCGTCTTCCCCGATGCGCAAGGCGCTCTCAACAAGAGCGTGAGCGATTGCGATGGCGCGCTGCTCGTGGTACCCAACTTCACCCTCTACGGCGACGCCCGCAAGGGCCGCCGCCCGAGCTTCACCCAGGCGGCGCCACCGGAAGTGGCGTCGCGTCTCTTCGACACTTTCGTCCACTTGTTGCGCGCCGGCCCCGTTCCTGTCGAAGCCGGCTGGTTCCAGGAACACATGCACGTGGAGCTGGTGAACGACGGCCCGGTGACCTTGCTCCTCGAGCGCGAGACCGGAGCCCCTCTCCCGCACGCTTGACGGCGATGTTCGACACGGTGAACTGCTCTCGTCATGTTGCGCGTCGCGTGCAGCCACGTATATTGGTAGTACCCACCCTTGAATTCGCTCGCCACGTCACCGTGCCGGTGTTGGGTATCCAAGGAGGTTCCGCCATGGAACCGAGGAAGTCATTTCTTGTCGCTCTCGCCATCACAGGGTTGCTCGCGACGGGGCCGCGAGCGGAATCGCAGGCAGTGGGCGAGCAAGCGACGCAGGCGGCCGCGACGGTGGCGATCACCACGCCTACCGAGCTGATCGACACCTGCGCCCAGGCCTATCGCACGATGGATCTCGAGCTCTACGCCCAGCTCTTCGCCAACGTGCCGGAGCACGGCGTGGGCTTTCGCTTTGTTCTGTATGAGCCGGACGCTGGCGAGACGGAATGGGGCTACGACGAAGAGATGCGCATCCATCGCCGCATGTTCCATCCCGAGACCCTGGGCTGCGACGCAGAGCCGGTGGCTGCAGAGCTTTGGCTTCGAGCGATCGACATCGAGCTCACACCGCTCGCAGCTTTCACCGAGCGTTTCGACCTGTACCGATCCGAGCAGAATCCGCTGCGGCCCCTCGATCGCAAGCAGTGGCGCGCGTCGGAGGCCGTTTATGCCACCGACGTCACCTGGCACACGCAGGTGGGGACGACGATGCGCATCGTCGGTCAGGCGCGCTTCACCGTGATCGAAGATCTACAGAAGGGAAGCGGTGACGGAGACCGGTTCCTGATCTACATCTGGGAGGACCTCGGTCCTGGCGGAACCAGCGTTGCCCGGGCCAAGTCGTGAGCAGGCCGTGTCTCGCATCGCGCCGTCACAGGCCGCCGGGCATGGTGGTGCGGCCGGTGTCCTCGAAGTAGTCGGGGCGCAACGACTCGGGCGGGATCTTCTGGATGCCGTGCGCGGCCAGCGCTGCGTCGAGCTGGCCGCGCAGTCCCTCGGGATCCGGATTGTGGTCGAAATAGAAGCGCACGAAGTGGTTGTAGTCCTCGGCCACGCGCTTCGGCTGCAGGCTGCCGATGGCCGGCAGGTAGTCCTG harbors:
- the recJ gene encoding single-stranded-DNA-specific exonuclease RecJ — protein: MQPRSRWILPPADAALDADAALLARDLQLHPVLARVLCRRGHRDRAAATRLLQPHLDDLLDPLLMTDMDRASERLARALQAGEHIVISGDYDTDGITGTALLVSELRRLQGRVDFFIPDRERDGYGMTPRLVQRAGEVGVRVLISVDCGSSEHETIALAQSLGIDVIVVDHHEIPRRPAAALAVLNPKRADCAYPFKGLSAVGVAYKLLQAVCMRLLAQRTPEDGLDLVALGTMGDVQPLLQENRVLTKLGLDRLRSGQVRLGMRALFGTAGVREVEVKSRPVGFRLVPRLNAAGRVARGKLAVDLLLATEEETARRLALELETQNERRRRLTEQVEAEAREQAAALWQRAPRPALVLLSQTWHPGVVGIAAARLAEEYGVPAVLIGVQNGVGKGSIRTSGGVNVRAALDAAAAELVRFGGHKEACGLTLEPGRFEAFRGLFEDAVAQQQGEAQGRVLAVDAEIAPADVAVELADALELLEPFGPGNPEPFLLVRDVRVRERTRLVGGSHLKLDLELADGSPLDGIAFRWGREISPAEVVGRHLDVVGQLRRQDPRWGQACQLVVADLREAEASNIAVAGAGEPARNESS
- a CDS encoding bifunctional (p)ppGpp synthetase/guanosine-3',5'-bis(diphosphate) 3'-pyrophosphohydrolase yields the protein MSTDGAQELNTLTQAQADLEALRALLAPYMPETDRAFVDKAYDFARRAHEGQRRHSGQPYFSHVVEVAKTLAKMRLDREAVAAGLLHDVVEDTKITPAQLEETFGAGVARLVEGVTKIGRVHFESAEQAQAENFRKMLLSMIQDVRIMLVKLADRLHNMRTLEFLPEPKRKSIAQETLDIYAPLAHRMGIGFLKWQLEDLAFKHLEPEAYRDIEREIGLKRQEREGYLEHMSRPIREKLAEAGIQADVSGRAKHFYSIHKKMRGRHKAMDELYDLLALRIVVPSLRDCYSTLGILHTLYTPIHDRFKDYIATPKSNMYRSLHTTVMGHGGHYIEIQVRTGEMHRTNEYGIAAHWKYKEEGKTDDELDAHLQWLRQMLEEKQELRDPREFLEALKIDLFQHEVFVFTPRGDLKQLPSGSTPIDFAFAVHTQVGTHAVGARVNGRMVPLHTELHSGDTVDIQTAPTGHPSLNWLQIARTPRARSKIRHWLNVQRYAESVALGREMLEREVKSGKIKVDLEGGLTDLAQAMGFEDSEKLLAAIGQGTQSLKAVLNRMAPPENKRRLSRLLPTERVQRLVRGSTEGIKVQGVGNLMVRFAHCCGPVPGDRIRGVVTRGRGISVHRDDCVNLDSVEADRRIDVSWDVGEKQSFLARVFVTGDDRKNLLADISKKISATGTNIQSGDFASVDGLVRVSFIIEVHNLRQLNEVLHTVRTVQNVRRVTRGEDL
- the dtd gene encoding D-aminoacyl-tRNA deacylase; amino-acid sequence: MRVVVQRVARAAVRRLAPEPAPRQGEAASPLPLAAALPDPAATVPAAEERRIGPGLVLLAGFRAEDDEATLRWMAEKCLTLRVFPDAQGALNKSVSDCDGALLVVPNFTLYGDARKGRRPSFTQAAPPEVASRLFDTFVHLLRAGPVPVEAGWFQEHMHVELVNDGPVTLLLERETGAPLPHA